In the Chryseobacterium sp. MYb264 genome, one interval contains:
- a CDS encoding alpha-2-macroglobulin family protein, producing the protein MKYIKLITLILCLAVFNQIQAQKYYDDQWKKVEENSKTGTFKSNLPIVLDIQKQAMKENNTLQLIRSLKAEFSILNTTSDDDQNNAASVFFTKIQEAEKQLKGDEKIVFKVLTNNFFMDYYNQNSWKVNGRTNLNSQDVSQIETWSKLDFKNYLTKNFQTLDQQKSEMKKGSLAKYKDLFSNVKDIAYFPTLADWYDLKKVNFFSDNQLFTKNELAENRKIIDAVFDELIAQNTGNSKLYFMHQKLEENCNFNQCKDKLEQLKNIVKSSTEGDYTVLVMEQIMSELVGKKQQKEALEIASQAKAQYPKSPFIENIKNIEEQIKIPTLNFRYEQQTQPNLPIHFVVDHKNVSQFSLNIYEVKDDFTLFMQYSGNSNRDLFKTIKKNQVRKEIFQLTDAKDYQSHSTSLEMKPLPSGVYIAEYNVANGENDQRQNFYFLVSNNKIIYQSKSGGEVNSTQLKLVNSENGKPIANENLTFYEYTNGKSLTKTQGKTDANGIFTLPSKNYYVKYLVQQPKTNDYQFTNVYREYYADRNPNKETQTRAQIFTDRAIYRPGQTVYFKVINTKINKEIESVASGLKQKITLKDANYQDVSSQEFTTNEFGSYHGSFTLPKGKLNGRFTLETDGGTAGYKDISVEEYKRPKFEVTFEPVKGDYKYGQTIELKGKAMMFSGVALSNTTVNYEIKKRNIRWRYFSWYPQNNDNENSILGDVKTNEKGEFTIQLDLKKDEKIEGIQIDNYEINASITDINGETQSADTKLKVASVSHYIKADDIENTFSDENTKLKVETKNYNEQDLKKSYQVKLTKLQEPGRIFRNNFKTVIQDQPKYSKEEFYSKFPHDLYDKNDELKNWKVEKVLINKIQQPTADLDLGKLDAGTYQLELYNIEGKDTIKTAQNFSVWDKKSLKPNQKTFLTVLDPKNEFSRGEKAKVYVYSAVPNALVNVFIQNGSGKTISEGHQFKNGLLEYTTEIPKDPSVSMVNLQFQIVSFNDVQTESVDLKIKSTEQPLKIETVTFRDKLEPNSKEKWTVKVSGSDKEKINAEVLANMYDMSLDQFAANSFNWQKLYTPYSIVSSYDMRQSLYSSYYQKRSKYFNGNYVEVPQFNWFDNEMQYTVLSELSGRAAGVKVFSSRVPSPSAAPVAMRMKKEAVTDDAAIDIVANGDYDNNAIDREGSENKLDKIPVRQNLNETAFFYPDLKTDSEGNVNFEFTSPEALTKWKLMFLAHTKDARAATLQKEVVTQKEFSVTPNYPRFLREGDELNLQSKLSNLTNKKLNGSAQLQVLDAFTNEDISEKFGLSTVTAVSGYNKEQAFSVEENGNSVLTWKVKVPNTISSIILKIVAKAGQYSDGEQKAVAILPNRMLVTDALPIFVKEGETKTFELENLKNVNSSTISNVSNTLELTTNPIWEIMFALPSLKNDPNNSADVIFNKWFADVLASEIFKANPKMKTVFKEYQNKGLLNSNLEKNQELKQLLLEETPWVLESKNESEQMAKLALLFDANTMKNSINQDWDDFKKLQNPDGGFSWYQGYPSSYSTSLYILKNLGKINSWLKDNVKDYQSSEQKELVKNLIGYVDHEMGKYYDSNEKNVWTNWSLDYLDTRNYWEKEYPLKGKGASLKSLVKQKAKTAKLSDFTFFGLHRAALLMNDYGLKEVSDKLLNYLKETSVNTKTQGVYWKQNLDGWGWFGSKVVNQAGALEAFNTLKPNDQKFIEDMKIWLITQKEVNSWGTSRGTSEVIFTILNSGKSWTSAESDKATIVWGGKELQPQTQATGYVKSAVKSDILNKNLATVTITKPGAGIVQGGLFWQYYEDLDKIKSSENYISITKELYKKIKTVNGEELQKITPETPLKVGDKVTVKMILNTDRPMEFIHIKDMRAAGFEPVDVLSAYQWKNNLGYYQSTKDASTNFYIQYMPKGKYVFEYDYIANAAGKFSNGITTMQNYYAPQMNSHSKGMNVQILE; encoded by the coding sequence ATGAAATATATAAAACTTATCACCCTCATTTTATGCTTGGCTGTCTTTAATCAGATACAGGCACAAAAATACTACGACGACCAATGGAAAAAAGTGGAAGAAAACAGCAAAACGGGAACTTTTAAATCTAATCTTCCCATTGTTTTAGACATACAAAAACAGGCCATGAAAGAAAATAATACCTTACAGCTCATCCGCTCTCTGAAAGCTGAATTCAGTATTTTGAATACGACTTCGGATGATGATCAAAATAATGCGGCATCAGTTTTTTTTACCAAAATTCAGGAGGCTGAAAAACAATTGAAAGGAGATGAAAAAATTGTTTTTAAAGTACTGACCAATAATTTTTTCATGGATTATTATAATCAAAATTCATGGAAAGTAAACGGAAGAACAAATCTTAATTCTCAGGATGTTTCGCAGATAGAAACATGGAGTAAACTTGATTTTAAAAATTATCTAACGAAAAATTTTCAGACATTAGATCAGCAGAAATCTGAAATGAAAAAGGGGTCTTTAGCAAAATACAAGGATCTTTTTTCTAATGTTAAAGACATCGCTTATTTTCCGACTTTGGCCGATTGGTATGATTTGAAAAAAGTAAATTTCTTTTCAGATAATCAACTTTTTACTAAAAACGAGCTTGCTGAAAACAGAAAGATAATTGATGCTGTTTTTGATGAATTGATTGCTCAAAATACAGGAAATTCAAAGCTGTATTTTATGCATCAGAAGCTGGAAGAAAACTGCAATTTTAATCAGTGTAAAGATAAACTCGAGCAGTTGAAAAATATTGTTAAGTCTAGTACAGAAGGAGATTACACGGTTTTGGTCATGGAGCAGATCATGTCTGAACTGGTTGGAAAGAAACAACAGAAAGAAGCATTGGAAATCGCCAGTCAGGCAAAAGCTCAGTATCCCAAGTCTCCATTTATTGAGAATATCAAAAATATTGAAGAACAAATTAAAATTCCGACCCTCAATTTTAGATATGAGCAGCAAACGCAACCTAATCTGCCGATTCATTTCGTGGTTGATCACAAAAATGTATCCCAGTTTTCTTTAAATATCTATGAAGTGAAAGATGATTTTACTTTGTTTATGCAGTATTCGGGAAATTCTAATAGAGATTTATTCAAAACTATTAAAAAAAATCAGGTAAGAAAAGAAATATTCCAGTTGACGGATGCCAAAGATTATCAAAGTCATTCAACCTCTTTGGAAATGAAACCTCTTCCTTCCGGAGTGTATATTGCTGAATATAATGTCGCAAACGGTGAAAATGATCAAAGACAAAATTTTTATTTTTTAGTTTCAAACAATAAAATTATTTATCAAAGTAAGAGCGGAGGTGAAGTTAATTCCACTCAGCTTAAATTGGTCAACAGTGAAAATGGAAAACCTATAGCTAATGAAAATCTTACATTTTACGAATACACCAATGGTAAAAGTCTGACTAAAACTCAAGGTAAAACAGATGCAAACGGTATTTTTACTTTGCCTTCTAAAAACTATTATGTAAAATATCTTGTTCAGCAGCCTAAAACGAATGATTATCAATTCACAAATGTCTACAGGGAATATTATGCTGACCGAAATCCCAATAAGGAAACCCAAACCCGTGCTCAGATTTTTACCGATCGTGCCATTTACAGACCTGGCCAGACGGTTTATTTTAAAGTCATCAATACGAAAATTAACAAAGAAATTGAATCGGTTGCTTCAGGATTAAAGCAGAAAATTACGCTGAAAGATGCCAATTATCAGGATGTAAGTTCTCAGGAATTTACCACCAATGAATTTGGTTCTTATCACGGAAGTTTTACTCTCCCAAAAGGAAAGCTGAACGGCAGATTTACTTTGGAAACGGATGGTGGAACGGCCGGATATAAAGATATAAGTGTTGAAGAATATAAACGTCCCAAATTTGAAGTGACCTTTGAACCGGTAAAAGGAGATTATAAATACGGACAAACCATTGAACTGAAAGGAAAGGCAATGATGTTTTCCGGTGTTGCATTGAGTAATACCACGGTCAATTATGAAATCAAAAAACGTAATATCCGTTGGAGATATTTCAGTTGGTATCCGCAAAATAATGATAATGAAAACTCGATTTTAGGGGACGTTAAAACGAACGAGAAAGGAGAATTTACCATTCAGTTAGATCTTAAAAAAGATGAAAAGATTGAAGGAATTCAGATTGATAATTATGAAATTAATGCTTCTATAACAGATATCAATGGTGAAACGCAGTCTGCTGACACCAAGCTGAAAGTGGCTTCGGTTTCCCATTATATCAAAGCGGATGATATTGAAAATACTTTTTCTGATGAAAATACAAAACTGAAAGTTGAAACCAAGAATTATAATGAGCAGGATCTTAAAAAGTCTTATCAGGTAAAACTGACCAAACTTCAGGAGCCGGGCAGGATTTTTAGAAATAATTTTAAAACCGTCATTCAGGATCAACCAAAATATTCAAAAGAAGAGTTTTACAGTAAATTTCCGCATGATCTTTATGATAAAAATGATGAGTTAAAAAACTGGAAAGTAGAGAAAGTTTTAATTAATAAAATCCAACAACCAACAGCAGATCTGGATCTTGGAAAACTGGATGCCGGAACTTATCAGCTGGAATTGTATAATATTGAAGGAAAAGATACTATTAAAACAGCTCAGAATTTCAGCGTTTGGGACAAAAAATCATTAAAGCCAAATCAAAAAACATTCTTGACCGTTTTAGATCCTAAAAATGAATTTTCAAGAGGGGAAAAGGCAAAAGTATATGTTTATTCTGCGGTTCCTAATGCTTTGGTAAATGTTTTTATTCAAAATGGCTCAGGAAAAACAATTTCAGAGGGTCATCAGTTTAAAAACGGTTTGCTGGAATATACAACAGAGATTCCAAAAGATCCGTCTGTGTCAATGGTAAATCTTCAGTTTCAAATCGTTTCATTCAATGATGTTCAGACCGAAAGTGTTGATCTGAAAATTAAAAGCACAGAACAACCTCTGAAGATTGAAACAGTAACTTTCAGAGATAAATTAGAACCTAATTCTAAGGAAAAATGGACTGTAAAAGTTTCAGGAAGCGATAAAGAAAAGATCAATGCTGAGGTTTTGGCGAATATGTACGATATGTCTCTGGATCAGTTTGCTGCGAACAGTTTTAACTGGCAAAAGCTCTACACGCCTTATTCTATTGTTTCATCGTATGATATGAGACAAAGCCTTTATTCAAGCTATTATCAAAAAAGATCGAAATATTTCAATGGAAATTATGTGGAAGTTCCTCAGTTTAATTGGTTTGATAATGAAATGCAATATACTGTATTAAGTGAATTATCTGGAAGGGCTGCAGGTGTGAAGGTTTTCAGTTCAAGAGTTCCAAGTCCTTCTGCAGCTCCCGTAGCCATGAGAATGAAAAAAGAAGCTGTAACTGATGATGCTGCAATAGATATTGTAGCTAATGGAGATTATGATAATAATGCGATTGATAGAGAAGGTTCTGAGAATAAACTAGACAAAATTCCTGTTCGTCAGAATTTAAATGAAACCGCTTTTTTCTATCCGGATCTTAAAACAGATTCCGAAGGAAATGTAAATTTTGAATTTACTTCTCCAGAAGCATTAACAAAGTGGAAATTGATGTTCTTGGCTCACACCAAAGATGCAAGAGCGGCGACTTTACAGAAAGAAGTGGTCACTCAGAAAGAGTTTTCCGTTACCCCCAATTATCCTAGATTTTTAAGAGAAGGGGATGAACTTAATTTACAGTCAAAATTATCTAATTTAACTAATAAAAAGTTAAACGGTTCTGCCCAATTGCAGGTTCTTGATGCATTTACAAATGAAGATATTTCAGAAAAATTCGGATTGAGTACAGTAACAGCGGTTTCAGGATATAATAAAGAGCAGGCTTTTTCGGTTGAGGAAAATGGAAATTCAGTTTTAACATGGAAAGTGAAAGTTCCGAATACTATTTCTTCGATTATTTTAAAAATCGTTGCCAAGGCGGGGCAATATTCTGACGGTGAGCAAAAAGCAGTGGCGATTCTTCCTAACAGAATGTTGGTGACCGATGCGCTTCCGATTTTTGTAAAAGAAGGCGAAACCAAAACTTTTGAGCTTGAAAATCTTAAAAATGTCAATTCATCAACGATTTCCAATGTATCAAATACCTTGGAGCTCACGACCAATCCTATTTGGGAAATTATGTTTGCGCTTCCAAGTTTGAAAAATGATCCGAATAATTCTGCAGATGTCATCTTTAATAAATGGTTTGCCGATGTTTTGGCTTCAGAAATTTTTAAAGCCAATCCGAAAATGAAAACGGTTTTTAAAGAGTATCAGAATAAAGGATTATTAAATTCAAATCTTGAAAAAAATCAGGAGCTGAAACAATTGTTGCTGGAAGAAACGCCTTGGGTTTTAGAAAGTAAAAATGAAAGTGAGCAGATGGCTAAATTGGCATTGCTTTTCGATGCAAATACCATGAAAAATTCGATCAATCAGGATTGGGATGATTTCAAAAAACTGCAAAATCCAGATGGAGGTTTCTCTTGGTATCAGGGATATCCGAGTTCGTATTCCACTTCTTTATATATTCTTAAAAATTTAGGGAAGATTAATTCCTGGTTGAAAGATAACGTGAAAGATTATCAAAGTTCAGAACAAAAAGAATTAGTGAAAAACCTGATTGGATATGTTGATCATGAAATGGGTAAATATTATGATTCGAATGAAAAAAATGTCTGGACAAACTGGTCATTGGATTATTTGGACACGAGAAATTACTGGGAAAAAGAATATCCGCTGAAAGGCAAAGGAGCTTCTTTAAAATCTTTGGTTAAACAAAAAGCAAAAACGGCAAAATTATCAGATTTTACCTTCTTCGGATTACATCGTGCGGCTTTATTGATGAATGATTACGGCTTAAAAGAGGTTTCAGATAAATTATTAAATTACTTAAAAGAAACTTCAGTAAACACAAAAACACAAGGTGTTTATTGGAAACAAAATCTGGATGGCTGGGGCTGGTTCGGTTCAAAAGTGGTGAATCAGGCGGGTGCTTTGGAAGCTTTCAATACGCTGAAACCAAATGATCAGAAGTTTATTGAAGATATGAAAATCTGGCTGATTACGCAGAAAGAGGTTAATTCTTGGGGAACGTCAAGAGGTACTTCGGAGGTTATTTTTACGATTTTAAATTCAGGAAAATCATGGACAAGCGCTGAAAGCGATAAGGCAACCATCGTTTGGGGCGGAAAAGAACTGCAGCCACAAACGCAGGCAACGGGATATGTGAAATCGGCTGTAAAATCTGATATTTTAAATAAAAACCTTGCAACCGTTACCATTACAAAACCTGGAGCAGGAATTGTTCAGGGAGGTTTATTCTGGCAATATTATGAAGATCTGGATAAAATAAAATCTTCTGAAAACTACATTTCGATTACCAAAGAATTATACAAAAAAATCAAAACGGTAAACGGCGAAGAATTACAGAAAATAACACCTGAAACGCCACTGAAAGTAGGCGATAAGGTAACGGTAAAAATGATCCTGAATACCGATCGCCCAATGGAATTTATTCATATTAAAGACATGAGAGCGGCGGGATTTGAGCCCGTGGATGTACTTTCAGCATATCAATGGAAAAATAATTTAGGATATTATCAATCTACTAAAGACGCATCCACAAATTTCTATATTCAATACATGCCAAAAGGTAAATATGTATTTGAGTACGATTATATTGCGAATGCTGCCGGGAAGTTCTCAAACGGTATTACCACGATGCAGAACTATTATGCGCCGCAGATGAATTCTCACTCGAAAGGAATGAATGTTCAGATTTTGGAATGA
- a CDS encoding ecotin family protein, producing MKFSKTLMTGLIMMIGVNAFAQKKAEKFAKLEIEMFPKAKEGYKQVYVQLPIAKNENDLKVEFFVGAEKMLDCNKHFMMGEVKTQDLQGWGYTYYDVESKGEVGGTLMGCPDQKLTKQFVNLKPETVRYNSKLPLVFYIPKDMEVRYRVLRPDAMKKAVQK from the coding sequence ATGAAATTTTCAAAGACACTGATGACAGGTTTAATAATGATGATTGGAGTGAACGCTTTTGCTCAGAAGAAAGCAGAAAAGTTCGCAAAACTGGAGATTGAAATGTTCCCGAAAGCGAAAGAAGGTTATAAACAAGTATACGTTCAGTTGCCTATTGCTAAAAACGAAAACGACTTAAAAGTTGAGTTTTTTGTAGGTGCAGAAAAAATGCTAGACTGCAACAAACACTTTATGATGGGCGAAGTAAAAACTCAGGACCTGCAAGGATGGGGCTACACTTACTATGATGTTGAATCTAAAGGTGAAGTAGGAGGTACGTTGATGGGCTGTCCGGATCAGAAACTGACCAAACAATTCGTCAACTTAAAGCCTGAAACGGTGAGATACAACAGCAAGTTGCCATTGGTTTTCTATATTCCGAAAGATATGGAAGTGCGTTACAGAGTGCTTCGTCCGGATGCGATGAAGAAAGCGGTTCAAAAATAA
- a CDS encoding thiopeptide-type bacteriocin biosynthesis protein, which produces MKRKFIPGSECLYVKIYTGIKTADLVLEEAVQPIVESFQANKHISKWFFIRYNDPKPHLRIRFLLNHSNHYNKILHQLHHVLSEYLESGEISQITFDTYTREIERYGENTMEEAESLFNKNSEFTLQCLHYDDEEKIIISLFYVDEILNIIGLSTQEKLNWIRDFNNAFKQEFNADKKLNSQLDKKYRAFKPKYLDFIQSEEFLEERNIIISNIKESNLILQNILYHYANQSLGMSLQSFFQSIFHMNINRLFISNQRLFEMIIYDYLLRYFKAKSFSK; this is translated from the coding sequence ATGAAAAGAAAGTTTATTCCAGGAAGTGAATGCTTGTATGTAAAAATTTACACCGGTATTAAAACAGCAGATCTTGTTTTGGAAGAAGCTGTACAACCGATCGTAGAATCTTTTCAGGCTAATAAGCACATTTCAAAATGGTTTTTCATTCGATATAATGATCCTAAACCTCATCTAAGAATAAGATTTTTATTAAATCATAGCAACCATTATAATAAAATCCTTCATCAACTTCATCATGTTTTATCTGAATATTTAGAGAGCGGAGAAATCTCACAAATTACATTTGATACTTACACTAGAGAAATAGAACGTTATGGAGAAAATACGATGGAAGAAGCTGAATCTTTATTTAATAAAAACAGCGAATTTACTCTACAGTGCCTGCATTACGATGATGAAGAGAAAATCATCATTTCTCTTTTTTATGTGGATGAAATTTTAAACATTATTGGTCTTTCTACTCAGGAAAAATTAAACTGGATTAGAGATTTTAACAACGCATTTAAACAGGAATTTAATGCGGATAAAAAGCTTAATTCCCAATTAGATAAAAAATACCGAGCATTTAAGCCAAAATACTTAGATTTTATTCAGTCCGAAGAATTTTTGGAGGAAAGAAATATTATTATTTCGAATATTAAAGAAAGTAATTTAATATTACAAAACATATTATACCATTATGCTAACCAATCCCTAGGAATGTCTTTACAAAGCTTTTTCCAAAGCATATTTCATATGAATATCAACAGACTTTTTATTTCTAATCAGCGATTGTTTGAAATGATAATCTATGATTATTTGCTAAGATATTTCAAAGCAAAATCCTTTTCTAAATAA